A DNA window from Gemmatimonadaceae bacterium contains the following coding sequences:
- a CDS encoding MarC family protein, producing the protein MTGFLQFALITFTSVLFIVDPIAVIPTYLVITRNETPAQRRTTARRATIAAALLMIVFGIAGRLIFRLFGITLPAFRIAGGLILWYVAMDMLRGQRSTQESRAEIEEGAEKEDVALTPLAMPMLAGPGAISTVMVLSSQARTVAEAVVVYGSVVLTAALSWAALRLGERLVVGLGQTGIRVMTRIMGLLLAAVAVQFVVTGARDAFLSHG; encoded by the coding sequence GTGACCGGTTTCCTGCAATTCGCGCTGATCACGTTTACGTCGGTGCTGTTCATCGTCGATCCGATCGCGGTGATCCCGACGTATTTGGTGATCACGCGGAATGAGACGCCGGCGCAGCGCCGCACGACGGCAAGGCGCGCGACGATCGCGGCGGCCCTGCTCATGATCGTGTTTGGCATTGCGGGCCGTCTCATTTTTCGGCTGTTCGGCATCACGCTTCCGGCGTTTCGCATCGCGGGCGGACTCATTCTGTGGTACGTGGCGATGGACATGCTGCGCGGACAACGCAGCACGCAGGAGAGCCGCGCCGAAATCGAGGAGGGGGCCGAGAAGGAAGACGTCGCGCTGACGCCGCTGGCGATGCCGATGCTGGCGGGACCGGGCGCGATCTCCACGGTGATGGTTCTCTCGAGCCAAGCGCGGACGGTTGCGGAAGCGGTGGTGGTGTACGGGTCCGTCGTGCTGACCGCGGCGCTTTCCTGGGCCGCGCTTCGGTTAGGCGAGCGCCTGGTGGTCGGGCTCGGACAGACGGGCATCCGCGTCATGACGCGCATCATGGGCCTGTTGCTGGCTGCGGTCGCGGTGCAGTTCGTGGTGACGGGGGCGCGCGACGCATTTCTGAGCCACGGTTAG
- a CDS encoding porin family protein, producing MRRMVWSVIAAVTSLAFAVPASAQLASSPARFGIVGGGTFPLGTLSNASASGWHAGAFVDLGLPLVPLGFRVEGVWHQLGTKTTTIATPDGLGTSSEKARVVAVTLNATYAFGPQPVIKPYVIGGVGGYNVKFEPAGADSFSETRFGINLGAGLRVQLTGFSTFAEIRWHDIFTTGSSVQMLPVSVGVTF from the coding sequence ATGAGACGCATGGTGTGGAGTGTGATCGCGGCCGTTACGTCACTCGCGTTCGCCGTGCCGGCATCGGCGCAGTTGGCGTCGAGTCCTGCTCGATTCGGGATCGTGGGCGGTGGCACCTTTCCGCTCGGCACTCTGTCCAATGCGTCCGCGAGCGGTTGGCATGCGGGTGCGTTCGTGGATCTCGGACTTCCGTTGGTGCCGCTCGGGTTCCGGGTGGAAGGCGTGTGGCATCAGTTAGGCACGAAGACGACTACCATCGCCACCCCTGATGGGCTGGGGACGTCGTCGGAGAAGGCGCGTGTGGTCGCCGTGACGCTGAATGCGACGTATGCCTTCGGGCCGCAGCCGGTGATCAAACCATACGTCATCGGCGGTGTGGGTGGATACAACGTGAAGTTCGAGCCAGCCGGCGCCGACTCGTTTTCCGAGACGCGCTTCGGCATCAACCTTGGAGCCGGCTTGCGCGTGCAGCTCACGGGATTCTCGACGTTCGCCGAGATTCGCTGGCACGACATCTTCACGACCGGGAGCAGCGTGCAGATGCTGCCCGTCAGCGTCGGCGTCACGTTCTAA
- a CDS encoding outer membrane beta-barrel protein produces MNTSSPALAVIVALIMIAPVSHGQISSPLGFGVVGGTTSPSGPLRDVATSGWHAGAFLELKLPVIPIGFRLEGTYHQLGSKHILGTDDSPRVLAGTVDATYTLLPLPIIKPYLIAGVGQYNVRSFRDPVPIDCAAEPCEVTRSAFGVNAGAGVRVELAGFAAFVEARWHDAYTSGKHAQMVPISVGLRF; encoded by the coding sequence GTGAACACATCGTCGCCAGCGCTCGCTGTGATCGTTGCCCTCATCATGATCGCGCCCGTGTCGCATGGACAGATCTCGAGTCCGCTTGGATTCGGAGTGGTGGGTGGCACCACATCTCCGTCAGGACCGCTCAGAGATGTCGCGACCTCCGGTTGGCATGCCGGCGCGTTTCTCGAGCTCAAGCTGCCCGTGATACCGATCGGCTTTCGCTTGGAGGGCACGTATCATCAGTTGGGCAGCAAGCACATCCTCGGCACGGATGACAGTCCACGAGTGCTTGCCGGCACCGTGGATGCGACATACACGCTGCTTCCGCTGCCGATCATCAAACCGTATCTGATCGCCGGGGTCGGGCAATACAACGTGCGATCGTTTCGGGATCCGGTCCCGATCGACTGCGCTGCTGAGCCCTGCGAGGTGACCCGGAGTGCGTTCGGCGTGAACGCCGGCGCGGGCGTTCGCGTGGAGCTGGCCGGTTTCGCGGCGTTCGTCGAGGCGAGGTGGCACGACGCGTACACCAGCGGAAAGCACGCGCAGATGGTACCCATTAGCGTCGGCCTTCGCTTCTAG
- a CDS encoding GNAT family N-acetyltransferase — MSDMYHVRAAGVADVSGIAALVNGYAAQAVMLPRTAESIALALDDFVVAADSRGRVVACGALKQYSPSLGEVASVAVSPEAHGRGVGRAIVAAVERLARIRGVEEVFALTLTPTFFEAVGYGVDDRARYPEKLQRDCAACARRAGCKEICVSRTLAAEVIDAAA, encoded by the coding sequence ATGAGCGACATGTATCACGTGCGGGCCGCAGGCGTGGCCGATGTGTCGGGGATTGCGGCGTTGGTCAACGGGTACGCGGCACAGGCGGTGATGCTGCCGAGGACCGCGGAGTCGATCGCACTGGCGCTGGATGATTTCGTCGTCGCCGCCGATAGCCGCGGTCGCGTCGTGGCCTGCGGCGCGCTCAAGCAGTACTCGCCTTCGTTAGGCGAGGTCGCGTCGGTGGCTGTCTCGCCGGAGGCGCACGGGCGCGGTGTCGGCCGCGCGATCGTCGCGGCGGTGGAGCGGCTGGCGCGGATTCGGGGCGTCGAGGAGGTCTTCGCGCTCACGCTCACGCCCACCTTCTTCGAGGCGGTAGGGTACGGCGTGGATGATCGCGCCCGGTACCCGGAGAAGCTGCAGCGCGACTGCGCGGCGTGTGCGCGTCGTGCCGGGTGCAAAGAAATCTGCGTCTCGCGGACGCTGGCGGCTGAGGTCATCGACGCAGCGGCGTGA
- a CDS encoding acetylornithine transaminase — protein MTALPLSAQSLTPEAVPAVVPEALLGLYKRPPMELVRGSGVRVFDADDRSYLDFTSGIGVNALGYGDDGIAQTMVEAAGTGLLHTSNLFHTRPAARLAAELVRLSSLDRAFFCNSGAEANEGAFKFARRWAREVGGAAKHEILALRGAFHGRLFATLAATDRPKYRAPFRPLAGGVSVVERDLKTLETVLDGERVAALVLEVVQGEGGVRVLDAGYLREVRALTRARRVALVCDEIQCGLGRTGWMFAYQRAGIVPDLVTLAKPLAGGLPMGAVLMTSEVAGAIRPGDHGTTFGGGPFVASVALHVLERLTDPDLLSHVTETGTWLGGELAALAARCGRVRAVRGIGFMWGLDVMRPAAETVHAALEAGLLVCSAGEFTVRLLPPLVATRAELEEGLSILESALQ, from the coding sequence GTGACCGCACTTCCCCTCTCTGCTCAGAGCTTGACGCCGGAGGCAGTTCCGGCGGTCGTGCCCGAGGCGTTGCTCGGGCTGTACAAGCGTCCGCCCATGGAGCTCGTGCGCGGTTCGGGCGTACGCGTCTTCGACGCGGATGATCGCTCGTACCTCGACTTCACGAGCGGCATCGGCGTCAACGCGTTAGGCTATGGCGACGACGGCATCGCGCAGACGATGGTCGAGGCGGCGGGCACCGGGCTGCTGCACACGTCGAATCTCTTTCACACGCGGCCGGCGGCGCGTCTGGCGGCGGAGCTGGTGCGCTTGTCGTCGCTGGATCGCGCGTTCTTCTGCAATTCGGGAGCTGAGGCGAACGAGGGCGCCTTCAAGTTTGCGCGTCGTTGGGCGCGCGAGGTTGGCGGTGCGGCGAAGCACGAAATTCTGGCGCTGCGGGGGGCGTTTCACGGCCGGCTCTTCGCGACGCTCGCGGCCACCGACCGGCCGAAGTATCGCGCGCCGTTCCGTCCGTTAGCCGGCGGTGTGTCGGTGGTGGAGCGCGATCTCAAGACGCTCGAGACGGTGTTGGATGGCGAGCGTGTGGCGGCGCTGGTGCTCGAGGTCGTGCAGGGCGAGGGCGGTGTCCGGGTGCTCGACGCCGGCTATCTGCGCGAGGTACGCGCGTTGACGCGCGCGCGTCGCGTGGCGCTCGTGTGCGACGAGATTCAATGCGGGTTGGGCCGGACGGGATGGATGTTCGCATATCAGCGCGCCGGCATCGTGCCGGATCTCGTGACGCTGGCCAAACCGCTGGCCGGCGGGCTGCCGATGGGCGCGGTGCTGATGACATCGGAGGTCGCGGGGGCGATCCGGCCGGGCGATCACGGGACGACGTTCGGCGGCGGCCCGTTCGTCGCGTCGGTGGCGCTGCACGTGCTGGAGCGGTTGACCGATCCCGACCTGCTGTCGCACGTGACGGAGACCGGCACCTGGTTAGGCGGGGAGCTCGCGGCACTGGCCGCGCGGTGCGGTCGTGTGCGCGCGGTGCGCGGCATCGGATTCATGTGGGGCCTGGACGTGATGCGGCCGGCGGCGGAGACGGTGCATGCCGCGCTCGAGGCGGGATTGCTCGTGTGTTCCGCCGGCGAATTCACCGTGCGGCTGCTCCCGCCGCTCGTCGCGACGCGGGCGGAGCTCGAGGAGGGCTTGTCGATCCTCGAGTCGGCGTTGCAATGA
- the argB gene encoding acetylglutamate kinase has translation MRVIKFGGRAQDDARLPAAVHAAWFAGPGAMCIVHGGGDQVSALQRALGAPAAFVRGRRVTREADIQIIRMALSGGVNKDLVARLTAAAVPAIGMSGEDAGLLGARRIAGAELGHVGEPAWVDAAVLRHLLAGAYLPVVSPLARDLDARPGAAGALNVNGDDAAAAIAVALEADELLFVSDVPGVRANGMVVPQLDADEAAAAISDGTATGGMVAKLSAGLAAVERGVSRVRIGDLDALLDPARGTVLAPTRSLV, from the coding sequence ATGCGCGTGATCAAGTTCGGCGGCCGTGCACAGGACGATGCGCGGCTGCCGGCGGCGGTGCATGCGGCGTGGTTCGCGGGTCCCGGTGCGATGTGCATCGTGCACGGCGGCGGCGATCAGGTGTCGGCGCTGCAGCGCGCGCTCGGCGCGCCGGCGGCGTTCGTGCGCGGCCGGCGCGTGACGCGCGAGGCGGACATCCAGATCATTCGGATGGCGCTGTCGGGCGGGGTGAACAAGGATCTCGTCGCCCGCCTAACGGCGGCGGCGGTGCCGGCGATCGGCATGTCGGGCGAGGATGCGGGGTTGTTAGGCGCGCGGCGCATTGCCGGCGCGGAGCTCGGGCACGTGGGCGAGCCGGCATGGGTGGACGCCGCGGTGCTGCGCCATCTGCTCGCGGGGGCGTATCTGCCCGTCGTGTCGCCGTTGGCGCGCGATCTCGACGCGCGCCCGGGTGCAGCCGGCGCGCTCAACGTGAACGGCGATGATGCGGCGGCGGCAATCGCCGTGGCGCTCGAAGCCGACGAGTTGCTGTTCGTGTCCGATGTGCCCGGTGTGCGGGCGAACGGCATGGTAGTGCCGCAGCTCGATGCCGATGAGGCGGCGGCGGCGATTTCCGATGGGACCGCGACCGGCGGTATGGTCGCGAAACTCAGCGCCGGGCTCGCGGCGGTCGAACGCGGTGTGTCGCGCGTTCGCATCGGCGATCTCGATGCGCTTCTCGATCCGGCGCGAGGTACGGTGCTCGCGCCAACACGGAGCCTGGTGTGA